CGTCGCTTGATGAGTGGCTGTGAGGAAGAGATTTTAGTTCAGCAAAGAGTTTATGAGTTTTTAATAAACGAAGTTAAACTCTATTCTTAAAATTATCATTCATTTTAAATTTTTAATCATCAACTAGCATAAAAATTATTTCTTCATCTGAATAGCAGTCTGGATCATCTCATCACTTGTTGTGATGCTTTTTGCACTAGCCTCATAAGCCTTTTGCGTGACTATAACCTCACTTAGCGCTTGACCAAGATCGACATTACTCATTTCAAGTTTATTTGCAAGAATTTGTGAGCCATAAATGGTCTCACCAGCTTTATTTTTATAAAAAAATGCCTCACCTGAATTTGGAGTTGTTTCATAGAGATTATCACCCACTTTTGATACGCCTTGCTCATTTTGGAAGTGATATAGAGCTATTTTTGCAACTATAAATGAACGAGAATTGTCAAAATTTGCCATGATATTTCCACGGTCATCGACGCTATATTTTGAGAGATTTCCTTCAGCGTAGCCATCTGCTTTTATGACAAAGTCTTTTTTTGAATTAGCCGAGCTTGTTATGCCATTATAGACATTTGCATCTCCATCGCCAAGAAAATTTAAAGCTACGTTTCCAACACTTGTTAATGTATTTGTAACAAGTCTGCCGCTACCATCAAAAGTAAGTGTTCCCATAGCTGTATTTTGTACAACACCATTAGCATCAGTTATCGTAGCTGTGGCATTCCAGGTAGTTTGATTGCCACCTTGAGGGATTTGTTTTGTAAAATTTATAGTTACTAAGCTCTTTGTACCATCACTGTTATATATCTCTGAGCTTAGTTTTTCTTTATTAGCTACTTCAACTAGTGATGTAACTTCAGCTTTTACATCTAAGCTAGCAAAATTCATAAATTTTAGGCTTTTATTGTTTATATGCCAGCTGCCATCGCTCTCTAGCGTGGTTGAAAACTCACTAAATTTACCATCGCCGTCTTTTACTTTTACCACTACGCTATCACCTGCTTTTGCACCAAATCTTGTCTGACTTAGTGGGATTTGTCCATTTAGTGAGATAGTTTTGTTTGTATTATCAAGTGTATAATTAAAATTTGCCGCATCAATGGCTGTTGTTCGCTTATCT
This genomic interval from Campylobacter concisus contains the following:
- a CDS encoding flagellar hook protein FlgE; the encoded protein is MMRGFYNGISGIKTQSFGMDVWANNISNINNVGFKASIPEFKNLINQHMASAGSGPTNNQVGLGATKQTTALKMTNGSFQNTDNNFDLAIGGKGFFGVVDKNGRNYYTRTGSFDIDGAGNLVDNKGNLLLGTLTSFTPVTPSANALRKYGQTKGTTQAFTAKEEDLKLGDTGSQKGINLPHFLYMPAKQTKNINLKGNLDSSLITDKRTTAIDAANFNYTLDNTNKTISLNGQIPLSQTRFGAKAGDSVVVKVKDGDGKFSEFSTTLESDGSWHINNKSLKFMNFASLDVKAEVTSLVEVANKEKLSSEIYNSDGTKSLVTINFTKQIPQGGNQTTWNATATITDANGVVQNTAMGTLTFDGSGRLVTNTLTSVGNVALNFLGDGDANVYNGITSSANSKKDFVIKADGYAEGNLSKYSVDDRGNIMANFDNSRSFIVAKIALYHFQNEQGVSKVGDNLYETTPNSGEAFFYKNKAGETIYGSQILANKLEMSNVDLGQALSEVIVTQKAYEASAKSITTSDEMIQTAIQMKK